A single genomic interval of Burkholderia cepacia ATCC 25416 harbors:
- a CDS encoding ABC transporter permease — protein sequence MSPALQDLSLVDVGIAAALVAVNGAISMALSLGLGRKLALAAVRTVVQLLAIGYVLGWVFGHPHWYIVLPLTALMTLIAGFAGAGRGKRTYRGQRIDSIASIWFSSWFVAAVGLFVVIRIHPWYAPQYAIPILGMILGNTLTGVSLGVERMMEELTARRDRVETALALGATRWEATQDAARQAVRAGMLPTLNQMAVVGVVSLPGMMTGQVLAGQSPLQAVRYQIVIMFLIAAASALGTVGAVLMTYRRLFSADHRFLASRLEERTH from the coding sequence ATGAGCCCCGCACTGCAGGACCTGAGCCTCGTCGACGTCGGCATCGCCGCCGCGCTCGTCGCGGTCAACGGCGCGATCTCGATGGCACTGTCGCTCGGCCTCGGCCGCAAGCTCGCGCTCGCGGCCGTGCGCACCGTCGTGCAGTTGCTCGCGATCGGCTACGTGCTCGGCTGGGTATTCGGTCATCCTCACTGGTACATCGTGCTGCCGCTCACCGCGCTGATGACCTTGATCGCAGGGTTCGCCGGCGCGGGGCGCGGCAAGCGCACCTACCGCGGCCAGCGCATCGACAGCATCGCGTCGATCTGGTTCAGCAGCTGGTTCGTCGCGGCGGTCGGCCTGTTCGTCGTGATCCGCATCCATCCGTGGTACGCACCGCAATACGCGATTCCGATCCTCGGGATGATTCTCGGCAATACGCTCACGGGCGTGTCGCTCGGCGTCGAGCGGATGATGGAGGAGCTCACGGCGCGCCGCGACCGCGTCGAAACCGCACTCGCGCTCGGCGCGACGCGCTGGGAAGCCACGCAGGACGCCGCGCGCCAGGCCGTGCGCGCAGGCATGCTGCCGACGCTGAACCAGATGGCCGTCGTCGGCGTCGTGAGCCTGCCGGGAATGATGACGGGCCAGGTGCTGGCCGGCCAGTCGCCGCTGCAGGCCGTGCGCTACCAGATCGTGATCATGTTCCTGATCGCCGCGGCTTCCGCGCTCGGCACCGTCGGCGCGGTGCTGATGACCTATCGCCGGCTGTTCTCGGCCGATCACCGCTTTCTCGCATCGCGGCTCGAGGAACGCACGCACTGA
- a CDS encoding ABC transporter ATP-binding protein, translating to MTAPTGLIDAQHITRRDASSGKTLLAPTDLSLAAGSRIAVTGPSGSGKSVLLRALALLDPLDGGHILWRGKRIRRSAIPRYRRSVAYVRQRPAQMDGTVESQLRYPYSLAIYRDVAFDRARAEALAAQAGRGPDFLDKRASDLSGGEAQIAALLRVLQLDPDVLLLDEPTSALDPESARAIESLVGAWFDAAPDARAYMWISHDPAQAARIGTMRLVMQAGVIHVANPTEATQ from the coding sequence ATGACAGCCCCCACCGGCCTCATCGATGCGCAGCACATCACGCGGCGCGACGCCAGCAGCGGCAAGACCCTGCTCGCCCCGACCGATTTAAGCCTCGCAGCGGGATCGCGAATTGCTGTCACGGGACCGTCCGGGTCGGGCAAGAGCGTGCTGCTGCGCGCGCTCGCGCTACTCGATCCGCTCGACGGCGGCCACATCCTGTGGCGCGGCAAACGGATCCGGCGCAGCGCGATCCCGCGTTACCGGCGCAGCGTCGCCTATGTACGCCAGCGCCCCGCGCAAATGGACGGCACCGTCGAATCGCAGTTGCGCTATCCGTATTCGCTCGCGATCTATCGCGACGTCGCGTTCGATCGCGCGCGCGCCGAAGCGCTCGCCGCGCAGGCCGGCCGCGGCCCCGACTTTCTCGACAAGCGCGCGAGCGACCTGTCGGGCGGCGAAGCCCAGATCGCCGCGCTGCTGCGCGTGCTGCAGCTCGATCCCGACGTGCTGCTGCTCGACGAGCCGACCTCCGCGCTCGACCCCGAATCGGCGCGCGCGATCGAGTCGCTCGTCGGCGCATGGTTCGACGCGGCGCCCGACGCCCGCGCGTACATGTGGATTTCGCACGATCCGGCCCAGGCCGCACGGATCGGCACGATGCGGCTCGTGATGCAGGCCGGCGTGATACACGTTGCCAACCCGACGGAGGCAACCCAATGA
- a CDS encoding FkbM family methyltransferase — MPDHPLPLDLSGLAQSLYAQGTEEGILSRLMERIAPVNRFCVDIGASDGLRNSNTARLLREQDWAGVLVEGSAYRFGKLAAHYAGAERIRLHHDRVQPDTVDHLLADANTPTDFDLLSIDIDGNDYWVWRGLRAFKPRIVVIEYNPYYTPPERWVMCFNPDHEWDGSTYYGASLESLVHLGRQKGYELVCCDDMGNNAFFVRQDLYPLLGIANNDPSVLFRPAMYKLRYVGHNTFLTGHPYRHGPAEHI, encoded by the coding sequence ATGCCGGACCATCCTCTCCCGCTCGACCTGTCCGGCCTTGCGCAAAGCCTGTACGCGCAGGGCACCGAGGAGGGCATCCTGTCGCGCCTGATGGAGCGGATCGCGCCGGTCAACCGGTTCTGCGTCGATATCGGCGCCAGCGACGGCCTGCGCAACAGCAACACGGCCCGGTTGCTGCGCGAACAGGACTGGGCCGGTGTGCTGGTGGAAGGCAGCGCGTACCGGTTCGGCAAGCTGGCCGCGCACTACGCGGGTGCAGAGCGCATCCGCCTGCATCACGACCGCGTCCAGCCCGACACGGTCGATCATCTGCTCGCCGACGCGAACACGCCGACCGACTTCGACCTGCTGTCGATCGATATCGACGGCAACGACTACTGGGTCTGGCGCGGCCTGCGGGCGTTCAAGCCGCGCATCGTCGTGATCGAATACAACCCGTACTACACGCCGCCCGAGCGTTGGGTCATGTGCTTCAACCCGGATCACGAATGGGACGGCTCGACCTATTACGGCGCGAGCCTCGAATCGCTCGTGCACCTCGGCAGGCAGAAGGGTTATGAACTCGTCTGCTGCGACGACATGGGCAACAACGCATTCTTCGTGCGGCAGGACCTGTATCCGCTGCTCGGCATCGCGAACAACGATCCTTCGGTGCTGTTCCGGCCCGCGATGTACAAGCTGCGCTATGTCGGACACAACACGTTCCTGACCGGTCATCCGTATCGGCACGGGCCGGCCGAGCACATCTGA
- a CDS encoding zinc-binding alcohol dehydrogenase family protein produces MKAVGLTRYLPIDDPQALLDVELPQPVPGPRDLLVKVEAISVNPVDTKVRAPKPQVEDTPRVLGWDAAGTVVAVGADVTLFRPGDEVFYAGSITRPGANSEFHTVDERIAALKPRTLDFAAAAALPLTALTAWEALFDRLRVSPQGADAGKSVLIIGGAGGVGSIAIQLAKALGKLHVIATASRPASAEWVRALGADAVVDHFGDLPAQLREAGHPSVDYVLIFNDTDRHFPAAAEVIRPQGGICTIVENDKPVPVELLKAKSAAFHWEFMFTRAMFETPDMIEQHRILGEVARLVDGGTLRTTLGEQLGTINAANVRRAHQLLEAGRAIGKLVLSGF; encoded by the coding sequence ATGAAGGCCGTTGGACTGACCCGTTATCTGCCGATCGACGATCCGCAAGCCTTGCTCGACGTGGAGCTGCCGCAGCCCGTGCCGGGCCCGCGCGACCTGCTCGTGAAGGTCGAGGCGATTTCCGTGAACCCGGTGGACACCAAGGTGCGCGCGCCGAAGCCGCAGGTCGAGGACACGCCGCGCGTGCTCGGCTGGGATGCGGCCGGCACGGTGGTCGCGGTCGGTGCCGACGTCACGTTGTTCCGGCCCGGCGACGAAGTGTTCTATGCGGGCAGCATCACGCGGCCCGGCGCGAACAGCGAATTCCATACGGTCGACGAGCGGATCGCCGCGCTGAAGCCGCGTACGCTCGATTTCGCCGCGGCGGCCGCGCTGCCGCTCACCGCACTGACCGCATGGGAGGCGCTGTTCGACCGGCTGCGCGTATCGCCGCAGGGTGCGGACGCCGGCAAATCGGTGCTGATCATCGGCGGCGCGGGTGGCGTGGGCTCGATCGCGATCCAGCTCGCGAAGGCGCTCGGCAAGCTGCACGTGATCGCGACCGCGTCGCGGCCGGCATCGGCCGAATGGGTGCGTGCGCTGGGTGCGGATGCGGTGGTCGACCATTTCGGCGACTTGCCTGCGCAGTTGCGCGAGGCCGGGCATCCGAGCGTCGACTACGTGCTGATTTTCAACGATACGGATCGTCATTTCCCCGCCGCTGCGGAGGTAATCCGGCCGCAGGGCGGTATTTGCACGATCGTCGAGAACGACAAGCCGGTGCCGGTCGAACTGCTGAAGGCGAAAAGTGCGGCGTTTCACTGGGAGTTCATGTTCACGCGTGCGATGTTCGAGACGCCGGACATGATCGAGCAGCACCGGATCCTCGGCGAAGTCGCGCGGCTCGTCGACGGCGGCACGCTGCGCACCACGCTCGGCGAACAGCTCGGCACGATCAATGCCGCGAACGTGCGGCGCGCGCACCAGCTGCTCGAGGCCGGGCGCGCGATCGGCAAGCTCGTGCTGAGCGGCTTCTGA
- the serB gene encoding phosphoserine phosphatase SerB, with amino-acid sequence MTHNLVIQSLAPLSDAHHKPLLALSRGTRIVQTDDHALRIEDASPAQRIDIDAYCGTHALDFAFVEAGRTLADFGLAVMDMDSTLITIECIDEIADFCGLKTQVAEITEASMRGEIRDFNESLTRRVALLAGLDAHALERVYEERLQLTPGAETMLAGVKAAGMKTLLVSGGFTFFTERLKARLGLDYAHANTLEIVDGKLTGKVLGEIVNADVKARLLRETCASLGLEPSRAIAMGDGSNDLKMMAEAGLSVAYHAKPVVRDAATVAFDHVGLDGLLRLF; translated from the coding sequence ATGACCCACAACCTCGTCATCCAGAGCCTTGCGCCGCTGTCGGACGCCCATCACAAACCGCTGCTCGCGCTGTCGCGCGGCACCCGCATCGTGCAGACCGACGATCATGCGCTGCGCATCGAAGACGCGAGCCCGGCACAGCGCATCGACATTGACGCGTACTGCGGCACGCACGCGCTCGACTTCGCGTTCGTCGAGGCCGGCCGCACGCTCGCCGATTTCGGGCTCGCCGTGATGGACATGGATTCGACGCTGATCACGATCGAATGCATCGACGAGATCGCCGATTTTTGCGGGTTGAAAACGCAGGTCGCCGAGATCACCGAAGCGTCGATGCGCGGCGAGATCCGCGACTTCAACGAAAGCCTCACGCGCCGCGTCGCGCTGCTGGCCGGGCTCGACGCGCACGCGCTCGAACGCGTGTACGAGGAACGGCTGCAATTGACGCCGGGCGCCGAGACGATGCTCGCCGGCGTGAAGGCCGCCGGCATGAAGACGCTGCTCGTGTCGGGCGGCTTCACGTTCTTCACCGAGCGGCTGAAGGCGCGCCTCGGCCTCGACTACGCGCATGCGAACACGCTCGAGATCGTCGACGGCAAGCTGACCGGCAAGGTGCTCGGCGAGATCGTCAACGCCGACGTGAAGGCGCGCCTGCTGCGCGAGACGTGCGCGTCGCTCGGCCTCGAGCCGAGCCGCGCGATCGCGATGGGCGACGGGTCGAACGACCTGAAGATGATGGCCGAAGCCGGGCTGTCGGTCGCGTACCACGCGAAACCCGTCGTGCGCGACGCGGCGACGGTCGCGTTCGATCACGTCGGCCTCGACGGGCTGCTGCGGCTGTTCTGA
- a CDS encoding lipocalin-like domain-containing protein — MLASQLREQLVGAWRLVSYEIRPRDGSAVTYPLGRDARGWILYTRDGYMSAQLMAAGRPPYASGDLHRGTESECTAAARGYIAYSGPFHLDDDGTLTHEMDVSLFPNWIGNVQQRVFRLDGDRLQLGTVGPVRIDGREVDAVLLWARAGS, encoded by the coding sequence ATGCTTGCCAGCCAGCTTCGCGAACAACTCGTCGGCGCGTGGCGCCTCGTGTCCTACGAAATCCGCCCGCGCGACGGCAGCGCCGTCACCTATCCGCTCGGCCGCGACGCGCGCGGCTGGATTCTCTATACGCGGGACGGTTACATGTCGGCCCAACTGATGGCTGCCGGCCGCCCGCCGTACGCGAGCGGCGATCTGCACCGCGGCACCGAGAGCGAGTGCACGGCCGCCGCACGCGGCTACATTGCCTATTCAGGCCCCTTTCATCTCGACGACGACGGCACGCTGACCCACGAAATGGACGTCAGCCTGTTCCCCAACTGGATCGGCAACGTGCAGCAGCGGGTCTTCAGGCTCGACGGCGATCGCCTGCAGCTCGGCACCGTCGGCCCCGTGCGGATCGACGGCCGGGAAGTCGACGCCGTGCTGCTGTGGGCGCGCGCGGGTAGCTGA
- a CDS encoding AsmA family protein, whose product MTLTRAIGKSAAWIVGIVAVLIAAAGVFLFTFDWNRAKPWVNEQVSAALGRPFAINGDLKVGWRRPDGETGWRAWVPWPSFSATQLEIGNPDWAKTPKFVTLDAAHFDLAILPLLAHEIVIPSIDVVNPAVDLERLADGRNTWTFQFKQSSQPSPWKVRLDSFGFAKGTVTYRDAITKADLTVAIDTLGQPIPLGDVLKEQEQTSRAASAQRVGKRGAAQLSAKANAEAASGASAAQAASAASGVGASAASAAVSASSSSASSASVAASASPASGASGVAAPAKPSGPTYAFGLKVDGRYKNVPISGTGKLGGVLAIQDASRPFPLQADVKAGDTRLAIVGTLTDPMHLAAIDLRLWLQGTSMSHLYQLTGITLPDTPPYATEGRLIGNFKRRASTFRYENFNGRVGGSDLGGTLVYEQREPRPKLSGELVSNLLQFSDLAPVIGADTAASKARRGDTTRQPPGRVLPVETFRTDRWREIDADVKFTGRKLIKSSNLPITNLYTHIVMQDGVLSLEPLQFGVAGGTLATTAHLDGSGAPLKGRFTVAARHLKLKQLFPTQKVMQSALGEINGDASLSATGNSPAALAATSTGEVKALVTDGRISRLLMEAAGLNVANVVYEKLFGNNDVKINCAAVDFVATNGMLDPKVFALDTDDALINVDGPISLRDETLDLKIHPHTKGFRIFSLRSPLYAKGTFKDPKVGVDAGALALRAGAMVGLGLINPFAALIPLIAPSNNKDVPCSELFGQVKATAAQKAAAKAGK is encoded by the coding sequence ATGACGCTTACCCGAGCCATCGGCAAATCGGCTGCATGGATCGTCGGTATCGTCGCGGTGCTCATCGCGGCGGCCGGCGTCTTTCTCTTTACATTCGACTGGAACCGCGCGAAGCCGTGGGTCAACGAACAGGTGAGTGCCGCACTCGGCCGCCCGTTCGCGATCAACGGCGATCTCAAGGTCGGCTGGCGCCGCCCCGACGGCGAAACCGGCTGGCGTGCCTGGGTGCCCTGGCCGAGCTTTTCGGCCACGCAACTCGAGATCGGCAACCCCGACTGGGCGAAGACGCCCAAGTTCGTCACGCTCGATGCCGCGCACTTCGACCTCGCGATCCTGCCGCTGCTCGCGCATGAAATCGTCATTCCGTCGATCGACGTCGTGAATCCGGCCGTCGACCTCGAGCGCCTCGCCGACGGCCGCAACACGTGGACCTTCCAGTTCAAGCAATCGTCACAGCCGTCGCCGTGGAAAGTGCGGCTCGACAGCTTCGGCTTCGCGAAGGGCACCGTCACGTATCGCGACGCGATCACGAAGGCCGACCTGACCGTCGCGATCGATACGCTCGGGCAGCCGATTCCGCTCGGCGATGTGCTGAAGGAGCAGGAGCAGACGTCGCGCGCGGCATCCGCGCAGCGTGTCGGCAAGCGCGGCGCCGCGCAACTGAGCGCGAAGGCCAACGCGGAAGCCGCATCGGGCGCGTCCGCCGCGCAGGCCGCGAGTGCGGCGTCGGGGGTGGGGGCTTCGGCTGCATCTGCGGCGGTATCGGCTTCGTCGTCGTCCGCTTCATCGGCGTCGGTCGCCGCTTCCGCTTCTCCTGCAAGCGGCGCAAGCGGCGTCGCGGCGCCCGCGAAGCCGTCCGGCCCGACCTATGCGTTCGGGCTGAAGGTCGACGGCCGCTACAAGAACGTGCCGATCAGCGGTACCGGCAAGCTCGGCGGCGTGCTGGCGATCCAGGATGCGTCGCGGCCGTTCCCGCTGCAGGCCGACGTGAAGGCCGGCGACACGCGGCTCGCGATCGTCGGCACGCTGACCGATCCGATGCATCTCGCGGCGATCGACCTGCGGCTATGGCTGCAGGGCACGTCGATGTCGCACCTTTACCAGCTCACCGGCATCACGCTGCCCGACACGCCGCCTTACGCGACGGAAGGGCGGCTGATCGGCAACTTCAAGCGGCGCGCGAGCACGTTCCGCTACGAGAACTTCAACGGCCGCGTCGGCGGCAGCGATCTCGGCGGCACGCTGGTGTACGAGCAGCGCGAGCCGCGGCCGAAGCTGTCGGGCGAGCTCGTGTCGAACCTGCTGCAGTTCTCGGACCTCGCGCCGGTGATCGGCGCGGATACGGCCGCAAGCAAGGCCAGGCGCGGCGACACGACACGCCAGCCGCCGGGCCGCGTGCTGCCGGTCGAGACGTTCCGTACCGATCGTTGGCGCGAGATCGACGCGGACGTCAAGTTCACGGGCCGCAAGCTGATCAAGAGTTCGAACCTGCCGATCACGAACCTGTACACGCACATCGTGATGCAGGACGGCGTGCTGTCGCTCGAACCGCTGCAGTTCGGCGTCGCGGGCGGCACGCTCGCGACGACCGCGCACCTCGACGGCAGCGGCGCGCCGCTGAAGGGCCGCTTCACGGTGGCCGCGCGGCACCTGAAGCTCAAGCAGCTGTTCCCCACGCAGAAGGTGATGCAGTCGGCGCTCGGCGAGATCAACGGCGACGCGTCGCTGTCGGCGACCGGCAACTCGCCGGCCGCGCTGGCCGCGACGTCGACCGGCGAAGTGAAGGCGCTCGTCACGGACGGCCGCATCAGCCGCCTGCTGATGGAGGCGGCGGGGCTGAACGTCGCGAACGTCGTGTACGAGAAGCTGTTCGGCAACAATGACGTGAAGATCAACTGCGCGGCAGTCGACTTCGTCGCGACCAACGGGATGCTCGACCCGAAGGTGTTCGCGCTCGACACCGACGACGCGCTGATCAACGTCGACGGCCCGATCAGCCTGCGCGACGAAACGCTCGACCTGAAGATCCATCCGCATACGAAGGGTTTCCGGATCTTCTCGCTGCGCTCGCCGCTGTACGCGAAGGGCACGTTCAAGGATCCGAAGGTCGGCGTCGATGCGGGCGCGCTCGCGCTGCGCGCCGGCGCGATGGTCGGCCTCGGCCTGATCAACCCGTTCGCGGCCTTGATCCCGCTGATCGCGCCGAGCAACAACAAGGACGTGCCGTGCTCGGAGCTGTTCGGGCAGGTGAAGGCGACGGCGGCCCAGAAGGCCGCCGCGAAAGCCGGCAAGTGA
- a CDS encoding LysR family transcriptional regulator: MASDPIPAPDKPLDLLDVALFVRAALLANVTAAGREFGVSAAVASARIAQLERQLGARLLHRTTRRISLTQDGEVFMAHADTLLSAADAARASVGHGRTEPYGRLKVSMSSSFGRQHVAPVIPAFLRRYPSVSLDLRLSDEIVDLVDDGYDVAIRLGALKDSTLVARKLAANRRVLCCSPAYLAGHGTPRHPADLTQHECVILGDQRDWSFTTPQGPLTVRVGGRLVASNGEAIREALVDGFGIAIKSTWDVGPLLASGTLVTILDDYPFADDVAIWAVYPSRTHVPLKTLAFIAFLAEHFGDPPYWDRADGR; the protein is encoded by the coding sequence ATGGCCTCCGATCCGATTCCGGCCCCCGACAAGCCGCTCGACCTGCTCGATGTCGCGCTGTTCGTTCGCGCGGCCCTGCTCGCGAACGTCACCGCGGCCGGGCGCGAATTCGGCGTGTCGGCCGCGGTCGCGAGCGCGCGCATCGCGCAACTCGAGCGTCAGCTCGGCGCACGGCTGCTGCACCGCACCACGCGCCGTATCAGCCTCACGCAGGACGGCGAGGTATTCATGGCGCACGCCGACACGCTGCTGTCGGCCGCCGACGCCGCGCGCGCGTCGGTCGGCCACGGCCGCACCGAGCCGTACGGGCGGCTGAAGGTGTCGATGTCGTCGTCGTTCGGCCGGCAGCATGTCGCGCCGGTGATTCCCGCATTCCTGCGCCGCTATCCGTCCGTGTCGCTCGACCTGCGACTGTCGGACGAGATCGTCGATCTGGTCGACGACGGCTACGACGTCGCGATCCGCCTCGGCGCGCTGAAGGATTCGACGCTCGTCGCGCGCAAGCTTGCCGCCAACCGCCGCGTGCTGTGCTGCTCGCCCGCGTATCTCGCCGGCCACGGCACGCCGCGCCATCCGGCCGACCTGACGCAGCACGAATGCGTGATCCTCGGCGACCAGCGCGACTGGTCGTTCACGACGCCGCAAGGCCCGCTGACCGTGCGGGTCGGCGGCCGGCTCGTCGCGAGCAATGGCGAGGCCATCCGCGAAGCGCTCGTCGACGGCTTCGGGATCGCGATCAAGTCGACCTGGGACGTCGGCCCGCTGCTCGCGAGCGGCACGCTCGTCACGATACTCGACGACTATCCGTTCGCCGACGACGTCGCGATCTGGGCCGTCTACCCGAGCCGCACACACGTGCCGCTGAAGACGCTCGCGTTCATCGCGTTCCTGGCCGAGCATTTCGGCGATCCACCGTACTGGGATCGCGCGGACGGGCGATAG
- a CDS encoding DUF6013 family protein, whose amino-acid sequence MSQRSLSVAASWSVVFAAACVSASVFAAPPVKGSLKGGGTGQLEYTVKVDSKTFGNTQETRKIRSGETDDFNWKSVPPSGAVAMPDGCPNADSLPRDANGAMVRQTQVRLAPSIDAKGVANVQMSFQAAAPKGTRNVTVGGKSLQCPDVASVSQVKWVSIPTNGGSKSVTMSDGTKVTVSIKR is encoded by the coding sequence ATGAGCCAACGCAGCTTGTCAGTCGCCGCATCGTGGTCGGTCGTGTTCGCGGCGGCGTGCGTCAGCGCGAGCGTATTCGCGGCGCCGCCGGTCAAGGGCAGCCTGAAGGGCGGCGGCACCGGACAGCTCGAATACACCGTCAAGGTCGACTCGAAGACCTTCGGCAACACGCAGGAGACCCGCAAGATCCGCTCGGGCGAGACGGACGACTTCAACTGGAAGTCGGTGCCGCCGAGCGGTGCGGTCGCGATGCCGGACGGTTGCCCGAACGCCGACAGCCTGCCGCGCGACGCGAACGGCGCGATGGTCCGCCAGACCCAGGTGCGGCTCGCGCCGTCGATCGACGCGAAGGGCGTCGCCAACGTGCAGATGAGCTTCCAGGCGGCCGCGCCGAAGGGCACGCGCAACGTGACGGTCGGCGGCAAGTCGCTGCAATGCCCGGACGTCGCGTCTGTGAGCCAGGTGAAGTGGGTGTCGATCCCGACCAACGGCGGTTCGAAGTCCGTCACGATGAGCGACGGCACGAAGGTGACGGTGTCGATCAAGCGCTGA
- a CDS encoding ABC-F family ATPase produces MLSTANITMQFGPKPLFENISVKFGEGNRYGLIGANGCGKSTFMKILGGDLEPSAGNVALEPNVRLGKLRQDQFAYEDVRVLDVVMMGHTEMWAAMTERDAIYANPEATDDDYMHAAELEGKFAEYGGYDAEARAGALLLGIGIEEKFHNGTMSDVAPGWKLRVLLAQALFSKPDVLLLDEPTNNLDINSIRWLEHTLNEYNSTMIIISHDRHFLNSVCTHMADMDYGTLKVWPGNYDDYMLASAQARERQAAANARAKERVAELQDFVRRFSANKSKARQATSRAKQIDKIKIEEFKPSSRQNPFIRFEFEKKLHNVAVVAEDITKKYERTIFQNFNLSVQPGERIAIIGENGAGKTTLLRSLLGALPLEHGTVKWSENANVGYMPQDTYEEFPNDITLMDWIDQYRKDGDDETMVRGTLGRLLFSSDDIKKSVKVLSGGEKGRMIWGKLMLGRHNVLLMDEPTNHMDMESIESLQIALEQFEGTLIFVSHDREFVSGLANRIIEVRTDGTLFDFGGNYEEFLTSQGQE; encoded by the coding sequence GTGCTTTCTACTGCCAACATCACGATGCAATTCGGGCCAAAGCCCCTGTTCGAGAACATCTCGGTCAAATTCGGCGAGGGCAACCGCTATGGTCTGATCGGCGCGAACGGCTGCGGCAAGTCGACGTTCATGAAGATCCTGGGCGGCGACCTCGAGCCGAGCGCCGGCAACGTCGCGCTGGAGCCGAACGTGCGCCTGGGCAAGTTGCGCCAGGACCAGTTCGCGTATGAGGACGTGCGCGTGCTCGACGTCGTGATGATGGGCCACACCGAGATGTGGGCCGCGATGACCGAGCGCGACGCGATCTACGCGAACCCGGAAGCCACCGACGACGACTACATGCACGCCGCCGAGCTCGAAGGCAAGTTCGCCGAATACGGCGGCTACGATGCCGAGGCGCGCGCGGGCGCGCTGCTGCTCGGCATCGGCATCGAGGAGAAGTTCCACAACGGCACGATGAGCGACGTCGCACCGGGCTGGAAGCTGCGCGTGCTGCTCGCGCAGGCGCTGTTCTCGAAGCCGGACGTGCTGCTGCTCGACGAACCGACCAACAACCTCGACATCAACTCGATCCGTTGGCTCGAGCACACGCTCAACGAGTACAACTCGACGATGATCATCATCTCGCACGATCGTCACTTCCTGAACTCGGTGTGCACGCACATGGCCGACATGGACTACGGCACGCTGAAGGTCTGGCCGGGCAACTACGACGACTACATGCTCGCATCGGCACAGGCGCGCGAGCGCCAGGCCGCGGCGAACGCGCGCGCGAAGGAGCGCGTGGCCGAGCTGCAGGACTTCGTGCGCCGCTTCTCGGCGAACAAGTCGAAGGCCCGTCAGGCAACAAGCCGCGCGAAGCAGATCGACAAGATCAAGATCGAGGAATTCAAGCCGTCGTCGCGTCAGAACCCGTTCATCCGCTTCGAGTTCGAGAAGAAGCTGCACAACGTCGCGGTGGTCGCGGAAGACATCACGAAGAAGTACGAGCGCACGATCTTCCAGAACTTCAACCTGTCGGTGCAGCCGGGCGAGCGGATCGCGATCATCGGCGAGAACGGCGCGGGCAAGACGACGCTGCTGCGTTCGCTGCTCGGCGCGCTCCCGCTCGAGCACGGCACGGTGAAGTGGTCCGAGAACGCGAATGTCGGCTACATGCCGCAGGACACGTACGAGGAGTTCCCGAACGACATCACGCTGATGGACTGGATCGACCAGTACCGCAAGGACGGCGACGACGAAACGATGGTGCGCGGCACGCTGGGCCGCCTGCTGTTCTCGTCGGACGACATCAAGAAGTCGGTGAAGGTGCTGTCGGGCGGCGAGAAGGGCCGCATGATCTGGGGCAAGCTGATGCTCGGCCGCCACAACGTGCTGCTGATGGACGAGCCGACCAACCACATGGACATGGAATCGATCGAGTCGCTGCAGATCGCGCTCGAGCAGTTCGAAGGCACGCTGATCTTCGTGTCGCACGACCGCGAATTCGTGAGCGGGCTGGCGAACCGGATCATCGAAGTGCGTACGGACGGCACGCTGTTCGACTTCGGCGGGAATTACGAGGAGTTCCTGACGAGCCAGGGGCAGGAATAA
- a CDS encoding PliI family lysozyme inhibitor of I-type lysozyme yields the protein MKCRIRALLCAIAFAAMHAHAADDCGFVKKVGLPSRQQVAVVSSGALEPCSTGSYAVRVYSTAHAAAGFDTDDYVTGALHARDGTVTDAFTADLGARAPQALVVTTRSAGSGGYVGAQAYVTTPRAVRLVASVDGLAADADIVAALRQAIGKRRGAR from the coding sequence ATGAAATGCCGAATCCGCGCATTGCTGTGCGCCATTGCGTTCGCCGCCATGCACGCGCACGCGGCCGACGATTGCGGTTTCGTGAAAAAGGTCGGGCTGCCGTCCCGGCAGCAGGTGGCCGTCGTGTCGAGCGGCGCGCTCGAGCCGTGCTCGACCGGCAGCTACGCGGTGCGGGTGTATTCGACCGCGCATGCCGCCGCCGGCTTCGATACCGACGACTACGTGACGGGCGCGCTGCACGCGCGTGACGGTACGGTCACCGATGCGTTCACGGCCGACCTCGGCGCGCGGGCGCCGCAGGCGCTCGTCGTGACGACACGCTCGGCCGGCAGCGGCGGCTATGTCGGCGCGCAGGCCTATGTGACGACGCCGCGCGCGGTGCGGCTCGTTGCGTCGGTCGACGGGCTCGCAGCGGACGCGGACATCGTGGCCGCATTGCGGCAGGCGATCGGCAAGCGTCGCGGCGCGCGCTGA